In one window of Halomarina pelagica DNA:
- a CDS encoding acetylglutamate/acetylaminoadipate kinase produces the protein MTVVVKIGGARAVDPKGALADIASLAAEGERVVVVHGGSTAVDDTLEAMGEEPEYVETPAGVVGRFTDERTMEVFSMVLPGKLNTDLVVGLQNAGADAVGLSGVDGGLLTGPRKGAIRVVEDGRKKIRRGDHSGRIAEVNGDLLETLLDGGYTPVVTVPMLAKDGEEWLAVNSDADRAAAAIAGALGADLVLLTDVPGVLADVDDPDSVIERVDSPAAYERLDEAAEGFMTRKVMAATEALEGGASSVVVASANADAPVSAALSGTGTTITPEALT, from the coding sequence GTGACGGTCGTCGTCAAGATCGGCGGCGCGCGCGCCGTCGATCCGAAGGGCGCGCTCGCCGACATCGCCTCGCTCGCGGCGGAGGGCGAGCGCGTCGTCGTCGTCCACGGCGGTTCGACGGCGGTGGACGACACGCTCGAGGCGATGGGCGAGGAACCGGAGTACGTCGAGACGCCCGCCGGGGTCGTCGGGCGGTTCACCGACGAGCGCACGATGGAGGTGTTCTCGATGGTGCTGCCCGGGAAGCTGAACACCGACCTCGTCGTCGGCCTGCAGAACGCGGGCGCGGACGCGGTCGGCCTCTCGGGCGTCGACGGCGGCCTCCTCACCGGCCCGCGCAAGGGGGCGATCCGCGTCGTCGAGGACGGCCGGAAGAAGATCCGCCGCGGGGACCACTCCGGGCGCATCGCGGAGGTGAACGGCGACCTGCTGGAGACGCTGCTCGACGGCGGGTACACGCCCGTCGTCACCGTCCCCATGCTGGCGAAGGACGGAGAGGAGTGGCTCGCGGTCAACTCCGACGCCGACCGCGCGGCGGCCGCGATCGCGGGCGCGCTCGGCGCGGACCTCGTCCTCCTGACGGACGTGCCGGGCGTCCTCGCCGACGTGGACGACCCCGACTCGGTCATCGAGCGCGTGGACTCGCCCGCGGCCTACGAGCGCCTCGACGAGGCCGCTGAGGGGTTCATGACGCGGAAGGTGATGGCCGCGACCGAGGCGCTCGAGGGCGGCGCGAGCAGCGTCGTCGTCGCCAGCGCGAACGCCGACGCGCCCGTCTCCGCCGCGCTCTCCGGGACGGGCACCACGATCACGCCGGAGGCTCTGACATGA
- a CDS encoding 2'-5' RNA ligase family protein, which yields MYSLNAPTSPAADALVADLQGDLPAGVRRRHRPTLVVKRLGGGDHRRVAARSRGALSDAPACAARTDGLETFHGPTGPILYLAVESPGLRLLHDRLCAAFDPVAGIEGADYVPHVTLGRGGDPGAVARLRERDVSPVEWTIDELWLWDGDHRERVESIPLGR from the coding sequence GTGTACAGCCTCAACGCCCCGACCTCGCCGGCCGCGGACGCCCTCGTCGCGGACCTCCAAGGCGACCTCCCCGCGGGCGTCCGCCGCCGTCACCGCCCGACGCTCGTCGTGAAGCGCCTCGGCGGGGGCGACCACCGCCGCGTCGCCGCCCGGAGCCGGGGCGCGCTCTCCGACGCCCCCGCCTGTGCGGCCCGCACCGACGGCCTCGAAACCTTCCACGGTCCCACCGGCCCGATCCTCTATCTCGCGGTCGAGAGCCCCGGTCTGCGCCTCCTGCACGACCGGCTCTGTGCGGCGTTCGACCCCGTGGCCGGCATCGAGGGGGCGGACTACGTCCCGCACGTCACGCTCGGTCGCGGCGGCGATCCGGGGGCGGTCGCGCGGCTCCGCGAACGGGACGTATCGCCCGTCGAGTGGACGATCGACGAACTCTGGCTGTGGGACGGCGACCACCGCGAGCGGGTCGAGTCGATTCCCCTCGGCCGATAG
- a CDS encoding argininosuccinate synthase, whose amino-acid sequence MTQKTVALAFSGGLDTTVCVPLLKEEYGYDDVIGVTVDVGQPEEEFDEAEETAEALDLEHYVVDATAAFADLCLRSVRANADYQGYPLGTALARPVIAEAILEVAEEQGCDAVAHGCTGKGNDQLRFEAVWRDSDLEVIAPVRELGLTREWEIEYAAGKDLPVEGGNEGAWSIDTNLWSRSVEGDDLEDPSYVPPEDIYEWTETPGSADPELVEIGFEDGYARSLNGEELDSVALIEQLNDLAGAHGVGRTDLMEDRMLGLKVRENYEHPAATALLTAHEALEGLVLTQEERAFKERVDQEWGEKAYQGLLAAPLVTALDGFVDATQKRVTGTVTLKLEGGQCRAVARESDYAVYSESAASFNTETVDGIAQADATGVAKYHGFQARLANSILEGTAVEGAEEALLTDGGDGD is encoded by the coding sequence ATGACACAGAAGACGGTCGCGCTCGCCTTCTCCGGCGGGCTCGACACCACGGTCTGCGTACCGCTGCTGAAAGAGGAGTACGGCTACGACGACGTGATCGGCGTCACGGTCGACGTCGGCCAACCCGAAGAGGAGTTCGACGAAGCCGAGGAGACGGCCGAGGCGCTCGACCTGGAGCACTACGTCGTCGACGCGACGGCGGCGTTCGCCGACCTCTGTCTCCGCTCGGTCCGCGCCAACGCCGACTACCAGGGCTACCCCCTCGGGACGGCCCTCGCGCGCCCGGTCATCGCCGAGGCGATCCTGGAGGTCGCGGAGGAGCAGGGCTGCGACGCCGTCGCCCACGGCTGCACGGGGAAGGGCAACGACCAGCTCCGCTTCGAGGCGGTCTGGCGCGACTCCGACCTGGAGGTGATCGCGCCGGTGCGCGAACTCGGCCTCACCCGCGAGTGGGAGATCGAGTACGCCGCCGGGAAGGACCTGCCCGTCGAGGGCGGCAACGAGGGCGCGTGGAGCATCGACACGAACCTCTGGAGTCGCTCGGTCGAGGGCGACGACCTGGAAGATCCGAGTTACGTCCCGCCGGAGGACATCTACGAGTGGACCGAGACGCCCGGGAGCGCCGACCCCGAACTCGTCGAGATCGGGTTCGAGGACGGCTACGCGCGCTCGCTGAACGGCGAGGAACTCGACTCGGTGGCCCTCATCGAGCAGCTCAACGACCTTGCCGGCGCGCACGGCGTCGGCCGCACCGACCTGATGGAAGATCGCATGCTCGGGCTGAAGGTGCGCGAGAACTACGAGCACCCGGCGGCAACGGCCCTGCTGACCGCCCACGAGGCGCTCGAGGGGCTCGTCCTGACGCAGGAGGAGCGCGCGTTCAAGGAGCGGGTGGACCAGGAGTGGGGCGAGAAGGCCTACCAGGGGTTGCTCGCCGCGCCGCTCGTGACCGCCCTCGACGGGTTCGTCGACGCGACCCAGAAGCGCGTGACGGGCACCGTCACCCTGAAGCTGGAGGGCGGGCAGTGTCGCGCCGTCGCCCGCGAGAGCGACTACGCGGTCTACTCCGAGTCGGCGGCCTCGTTCAACACCGAGACGGTCGACGGCATCGCGCAGGCCGACGCGACGGGCGTGGCGAAGTACCACGGCTTCCAGGCTCGCCTCGCCAACTCCATCCTGGAGGGGACGGCCGTCGAGGGTGCCGAGGAGGCGCTGCTGACCGACGGCGGCGACGGGGACTGA
- the lysX gene encoding lysine biosynthesis protein LysX: protein MRIGVLYSRIRRDEKLLLNELRERDHEVEKVDVRSQRFGLREPPASLADCDLVLDRCLATSRSIYATQFVESYGIPVVNAPETATICADKVRTSLALADAGVPTPETEVAFTADAALETIESFGYPCVLKPVVGSWGRLMAKIDSRSAAEAILEHKETLGHYEHKVFYVQEFVEKPDRDLRVLAVDGEPIAGMARSSDHWLTNAAKGATTETFAVDDEVRDLVARASEAVGGGLLGVDLMETASGYTIHEVNHTVEFKALTEATDVDVPARVADWLESKAARAAEVSA, encoded by the coding sequence ATGAGGATCGGCGTGCTCTACTCCCGGATCCGGCGGGACGAGAAGCTCCTGCTCAACGAACTCCGCGAGCGCGACCACGAGGTCGAGAAGGTGGACGTGCGTTCCCAGCGCTTCGGCCTGCGCGAGCCGCCGGCGTCGCTCGCGGACTGCGATCTCGTCCTCGACCGGTGTCTCGCCACCAGCCGCAGCATCTACGCGACGCAGTTCGTCGAGAGTTACGGGATCCCGGTGGTGAACGCCCCGGAGACGGCGACGATCTGCGCCGACAAGGTGCGTACCAGTCTCGCGCTCGCCGACGCGGGCGTTCCGACCCCCGAGACGGAAGTCGCGTTCACCGCCGACGCGGCGCTCGAGACCATCGAGTCGTTCGGCTACCCCTGCGTCCTCAAGCCCGTCGTCGGGTCGTGGGGTCGGCTGATGGCGAAGATCGACTCCCGGAGCGCGGCCGAGGCGATCCTCGAACACAAGGAGACGCTCGGCCACTACGAACACAAGGTGTTCTACGTCCAGGAGTTCGTCGAGAAGCCCGACCGCGACCTCCGCGTGCTGGCCGTCGACGGCGAGCCGATCGCCGGGATGGCCCGCTCCTCCGACCACTGGCTGACCAACGCCGCGAAGGGTGCGACGACCGAGACGTTCGCGGTCGACGACGAGGTCCGCGACCTCGTCGCCCGCGCGAGCGAGGCCGTCGGCGGCGGCCTTCTCGGGGTGGACCTGATGGAGACCGCCTCGGGCTATACGATCCACGAGGTGAACCACACCGTCGAGTTCAAGGCGCTCACCGAGGCCACCGACGTGGACGTGCCCGCCCGCGTCGCCGACTGGCTGGAGTCGAAGGCCGCGCGGGCGGCGGAGGTGTCCGCGTGA
- a CDS encoding ATP-dependent DNA helicase, with the protein MTEVSEPAYLRFFPYGEPYDHQREAMATISSAFEDGRDVLFEGACGTGKTLAALVPALEHARRTGKTVVITTNVHQQTRQFIEEARAITRQEAIRAVVFRGKGSMCHIDVGYEECQALRDTTRSLVEAERDRDDLGDRGDELLAEARRGESGAAEGRQAVMDELAALDDELEELREAATCEHYYENLTGDTDEFYGWLFEDVRTPEEIYERAGQLGFCGYELLKEGMEGVDLVVCNYHHLLDPTIREQFFRWIGRDPEDVIVVFDEAHNVEDAARDHATRTLAEPTLDGALAELEEVTDPREAAARNVVRAFREALVRTYDDALAFGERESVGDSWYDLSITNERGRDDLTLAFLDAYTGRGIHEDLDEALELGAALDRRYHEAYKEGETRTRKECRVLQAATFVDDWLRDSDQEGQYPVVSVRRDGGSEEVYGRAELYTCIPRQVTEPLFDELAASVLMSATLRPFDVLGDVLGLGGADGSDGQGSRNGGGGGGNEGDGGPVTMAYGEQFPEERRRTYAVDVPALFASRRDDPATQREVTGALEDAIEFTPGNALLFFPSYREAERYHDLLSVDATLYLDEPGTPVEDLRRRFVEDGNGALLTSLWGTLAEGVSFDDDDARTVVVVGIPYPHLDDRMEAVQDAYATAFADAGREDPGWEYAVEVPTIRKTRQALGRVVRSPEDFGVRILLDERYTRRARREMRKYSVLEAFPPEERVETIDVDPGKLRFAMLNFYSDMDAWAGAPPRP; encoded by the coding sequence GTGACCGAGGTGAGCGAGCCGGCGTACCTGCGCTTCTTCCCGTACGGCGAGCCGTACGACCACCAGCGCGAGGCCATGGCGACCATCTCGTCGGCGTTCGAGGACGGCCGGGACGTCCTCTTCGAGGGAGCCTGCGGGACCGGGAAGACCCTCGCGGCGCTGGTCCCGGCGCTCGAGCACGCCCGCCGGACGGGGAAGACGGTCGTCATCACGACGAACGTCCACCAGCAGACCCGGCAGTTCATCGAGGAGGCGCGCGCGATCACCCGCCAGGAGGCGATCCGCGCGGTCGTCTTCCGCGGGAAGGGGTCGATGTGCCACATCGACGTCGGCTACGAGGAGTGCCAGGCGCTCCGCGACACGACGCGCTCGCTGGTGGAGGCAGAGCGCGACCGAGACGATCTGGGCGACCGCGGCGACGAACTCCTGGCGGAGGCCCGGCGGGGCGAGTCTGGGGCAGCCGAGGGGCGACAGGCGGTGATGGACGAACTCGCCGCGCTCGACGACGAACTCGAGGAGCTGCGGGAGGCGGCCACCTGCGAGCACTACTACGAGAACCTCACCGGCGACACGGACGAGTTCTACGGCTGGCTGTTCGAGGACGTGCGCACCCCGGAGGAGATCTACGAGCGCGCCGGACAGCTGGGATTCTGCGGCTACGAACTGCTGAAGGAGGGGATGGAGGGCGTCGACCTCGTGGTCTGCAACTACCACCACCTGCTCGATCCGACGATCAGAGAGCAGTTCTTCCGGTGGATCGGCCGCGATCCGGAGGACGTCATCGTCGTCTTCGACGAGGCGCACAACGTCGAGGACGCCGCGCGCGACCACGCGACCCGAACGCTCGCGGAGCCGACGCTCGACGGCGCGCTCGCGGAGCTGGAGGAGGTGACGGACCCGCGGGAGGCCGCCGCGCGGAACGTCGTCCGCGCGTTCCGGGAGGCGCTCGTCCGGACCTACGACGACGCGCTGGCGTTCGGCGAGCGCGAGTCGGTGGGCGACTCGTGGTACGACCTCTCGATCACGAACGAGCGGGGGCGCGACGACCTCACGCTCGCCTTCCTCGACGCCTACACCGGCCGGGGAATCCACGAGGACCTGGACGAGGCGCTCGAACTCGGCGCGGCGCTCGATCGGCGGTACCACGAGGCGTACAAGGAGGGCGAGACGCGTACGAGAAAGGAGTGTCGCGTCCTCCAGGCCGCCACGTTCGTCGACGACTGGCTGCGCGACTCGGACCAGGAGGGTCAGTACCCGGTCGTCTCCGTCCGGCGCGACGGTGGCTCGGAGGAGGTGTACGGACGGGCGGAGCTGTACACCTGCATCCCGCGGCAGGTGACCGAGCCGCTGTTCGACGAACTCGCCGCGAGCGTGCTGATGAGCGCGACGCTCCGACCGTTCGACGTGCTGGGCGACGTGCTCGGGCTGGGTGGCGCGGACGGATCGGACGGACAGGGTTCGCGGAACGGCGGCGGAGGCGGGGGAAACGAGGGGGACGGCGGTCCCGTCACCATGGCCTACGGGGAGCAGTTCCCCGAGGAGCGCCGTCGCACCTACGCCGTGGACGTTCCCGCGCTGTTCGCCAGCCGGCGGGACGACCCCGCGACCCAGCGTGAGGTGACGGGCGCGCTGGAGGACGCGATCGAATTCACGCCGGGCAACGCGCTCCTGTTCTTCCCGAGCTATCGCGAGGCCGAGCGCTACCACGACCTGCTCTCGGTGGACGCGACGCTCTACCTCGACGAGCCGGGCACGCCGGTCGAGGACCTGCGCCGGCGGTTCGTCGAGGACGGTAACGGCGCGCTGCTCACCTCGCTCTGGGGGACGCTCGCGGAGGGGGTGAGCTTCGACGACGACGACGCCCGCACGGTCGTGGTCGTCGGGATCCCGTACCCGCACCTCGACGACCGGATGGAGGCGGTCCAGGACGCCTACGCGACGGCGTTCGCGGACGCTGGCCGCGAGGACCCGGGCTGGGAGTACGCCGTCGAGGTGCCCACCATCCGGAAGACCCGGCAGGCGCTCGGGCGGGTCGTCCGCTCGCCCGAGGACTTCGGCGTCCGGATCCTCCTGGACGAGCGCTACACCCGCCGCGCGCGGCGGGAGATGCGCAAGTACAGCGTCCTGGAGGCGTTCCCGCCCGAGGAGCGCGTCGAGACCATCGACGTCGATCCCGGAAAGCTCCGCTTTGCCATGCTCAACTTCTACTCCGACATGGACGCGTGGGCGGGCGCACCTCCGAGGCCCTGA
- a CDS encoding aspartate aminotransferase family protein gives MTGFVFSEKPIRIARGAGPHLYDGSGTRYLDFGASYAVTPTGHCHPDVVSAATDQLERLLYVQGSYPVDVRDELYARLADCAPGDLDYAWLCNSGTEANEAALKFARHATGRSKIVATTGSFHGRTMGSLAATWKGKYKAGFEPLAGDFEFVEYGDAAAVADAVDDDTAAVVLEPVQGEGGVNPAPDGYLRAVREACDDHGAAMVLDEIQTGLGRTGTTWACEARDVVPDVLTTAKGLASGLPVGATLCREWIATDAGDHGSTFSGGPVVCAAAVATLDVIEGEDLAGNAAAMGDYLTGELDAAVGDAVRDIRGEGLMLGVEVKRGANRLLPKLAMDHHVLALPAGRTVLRLLPPLIVEREHCDAVVDAIAEVVG, from the coding sequence ATGACCGGATTCGTCTTCTCCGAGAAACCCATTCGCATCGCTCGCGGCGCGGGGCCCCACCTCTACGACGGGTCGGGCACGCGCTACCTCGACTTCGGCGCGTCCTACGCCGTGACGCCGACCGGCCACTGCCACCCGGACGTGGTGTCGGCCGCGACGGACCAGCTCGAGCGGCTGCTGTACGTCCAGGGGTCGTACCCGGTGGACGTGCGCGACGAGCTGTACGCGCGCCTCGCCGACTGCGCGCCGGGCGACCTCGATTACGCGTGGCTCTGCAACTCCGGCACCGAGGCCAACGAGGCGGCGCTGAAGTTCGCCCGCCACGCGACCGGCCGCTCGAAGATCGTCGCGACCACGGGGAGCTTCCACGGGCGCACGATGGGGTCGCTCGCCGCGACGTGGAAGGGGAAGTACAAGGCCGGATTCGAACCGCTCGCGGGCGACTTCGAGTTCGTCGAGTACGGCGACGCGGCGGCGGTGGCGGACGCGGTCGACGACGACACCGCCGCGGTCGTCCTCGAACCCGTCCAGGGCGAGGGCGGCGTCAACCCCGCGCCCGACGGCTACCTGCGGGCGGTCCGGGAGGCCTGCGACGACCACGGCGCGGCGATGGTGCTCGACGAGATCCAGACCGGCCTCGGGCGCACCGGGACGACGTGGGCCTGCGAGGCGCGCGACGTGGTGCCGGACGTGCTCACGACGGCGAAGGGCCTCGCCAGCGGCCTGCCCGTCGGTGCGACGCTCTGCCGCGAGTGGATCGCGACGGACGCGGGGGACCACGGCTCGACGTTCAGCGGCGGGCCCGTCGTCTGCGCGGCGGCCGTCGCCACGCTCGACGTGATCGAGGGCGAGGACCTCGCGGGGAACGCCGCCGCGATGGGCGACTACCTCACGGGCGAACTCGACGCCGCCGTGGGCGACGCCGTGCGCGACATCCGCGGCGAGGGCCTGATGCTGGGCGTCGAGGTGAAGCGCGGGGCGAACCGCCTGCTGCCGAAGCTGGCGATGGACCACCACGTGCTCGCGCTCCCGGCCGGGAGAACCGTCCTCCGACTGCTCCCGCCGCTGATCGTCGAGCGCGAGCACTGCGACGCGGTCGTGGACGCGATCGCGGAGGTGGTGGGATGA
- a CDS encoding N-acetyl-gamma-glutamyl-phosphate reductase: MSRTTAAVVGASGFTGGELLRLLAGHPEFEVVQATSRKYTRKTMGYAHPNLRELDLRFTDPEDLESVDVLFAATPHGVSMQHVDAFRDAADTVVDLSADFRLPSADLYDEWYDGHERPELLAEATYALPELNREALPGADLIAAGGCNATATVLGLLPLVEAGMIDGAVRTTAKRSSGEGSDPRGGDQRIVVDVKVGSSEGGAGGGEASSHAERSGVVRPYAPTGHRHEAEIEAYLGTRVAFTVHAVDMVRGASATCHVFPDDPVTKGDLWGAYRETYEDEPFVRTVAGGGGVYRYPEPKAVAGTNVAEVGFELDPRNGRVVVFSAIDNMMKGSAGQAVHAANVALGFEETAGLEFAGLHPVGAP; encoded by the coding sequence GTGAGCCGAACGACCGCGGCGGTCGTCGGCGCGTCCGGCTTCACCGGCGGGGAACTCCTCCGCCTGCTCGCCGGCCACCCCGAGTTCGAGGTGGTCCAGGCGACCAGCCGGAAGTACACCCGGAAGACGATGGGTTACGCCCACCCGAACCTCCGGGAACTCGACCTGCGCTTCACCGACCCCGAGGACCTCGAGTCGGTGGACGTGCTGTTCGCGGCGACGCCCCACGGCGTCTCGATGCAGCACGTGGACGCCTTTCGCGACGCCGCGGACACCGTGGTCGACCTGTCCGCGGACTTCCGCCTGCCCAGCGCCGACCTCTACGACGAGTGGTACGACGGCCACGAGCGCCCCGAGCTGCTGGCGGAGGCGACCTACGCGCTCCCCGAGCTGAACCGCGAGGCGCTGCCCGGCGCGGACCTCATCGCCGCCGGGGGGTGTAACGCGACGGCGACCGTCCTCGGACTGCTCCCGCTCGTCGAGGCGGGGATGATCGACGGCGCGGTGCGCACCACCGCGAAGCGGTCGAGCGGGGAGGGGAGCGACCCGCGAGGCGGCGACCAGCGGATCGTCGTGGACGTGAAGGTCGGCTCCTCGGAGGGCGGCGCGGGCGGCGGCGAGGCCTCCAGCCACGCCGAGCGCTCGGGCGTCGTCCGCCCCTACGCGCCGACGGGCCACCGCCACGAGGCGGAGATCGAGGCGTACCTCGGCACGCGCGTGGCCTTCACCGTCCACGCGGTGGACATGGTGCGCGGCGCGAGCGCGACCTGCCACGTCTTCCCGGACGACCCCGTCACCAAGGGCGACCTCTGGGGGGCGTACCGCGAGACCTACGAGGACGAGCCGTTCGTCCGGACGGTCGCCGGCGGCGGCGGGGTCTACCGCTACCCCGAGCCGAAGGCGGTCGCCGGAACCAACGTCGCCGAGGTGGGCTTCGAACTCGACCCGCGCAACGGTCGCGTGGTCGTCTTCTCGGCGATCGACAACATGATGAAGGGCTCCGCGGGGCAGGCCGTCCACGCGGCGAACGTCGCCCTCGGGTTCGAGGAGACCGCCGGACTGGAGTTCGCGGGGCTGCATCCCGTGGGGGCACCCTAG
- a CDS encoding [LysW]-lysine hydrolase, with amino-acid sequence MVRVSASESVSVGRQEARDLLRTLVATPSVSGNERACADHLVAFFERHGREAWTDEVGNVHAPADDSALLTSHIDTVPGEIPVEIAPGEERGEPSLWGRGSVDAKGPLAAMAVAAVREGVSFVGVVEEERESAGARHLIESGREEPGAVVNGEPSGWNGITLGYRGLLSGTYVATSESGHSSRPENNAIQDAFDWWGRVTDAFAEDEWTPVFERVTPKPVAVEGGVSDDGLSVEATMEVQFRVPPAYSVEEVRERADGELNGGTVRWHDFVPPVMMSPRTEVARAFRVAIRDHDGDPRLLRKTGTSDMNLFARVWDCPMVTYGPGNSDLDHAPNEHLPLAEFDRSVEVLSDVAATLRGGS; translated from the coding sequence GTGGTTCGCGTGAGCGCGAGCGAGTCCGTGAGCGTCGGTCGGCAGGAGGCGCGCGACCTGCTCCGGACGCTCGTCGCCACGCCGTCCGTGAGCGGTAACGAGCGCGCCTGCGCCGATCACCTCGTCGCCTTCTTCGAGCGCCACGGCCGGGAGGCGTGGACCGACGAGGTCGGCAACGTCCACGCGCCGGCGGACGACAGCGCGCTCCTCACGTCGCACATCGACACGGTCCCCGGCGAGATCCCCGTCGAGATCGCCCCCGGCGAGGAGCGCGGCGAACCCTCTCTCTGGGGTCGCGGGAGCGTGGACGCGAAGGGCCCGCTCGCGGCGATGGCGGTCGCGGCGGTCCGCGAGGGCGTGAGCTTCGTCGGCGTCGTGGAGGAGGAGCGCGAGTCGGCGGGCGCTCGCCACCTCATCGAGTCGGGCCGTGAGGAACCGGGCGCGGTGGTGAACGGCGAACCCTCCGGCTGGAACGGCATCACGCTCGGCTACCGCGGCCTGCTCTCGGGGACGTACGTCGCCACGAGCGAGTCGGGGCACTCCTCGCGCCCGGAGAACAACGCCATCCAGGACGCCTTCGACTGGTGGGGGCGCGTCACCGACGCCTTCGCCGAGGACGAGTGGACGCCCGTCTTCGAGCGCGTCACCCCCAAGCCCGTCGCCGTCGAGGGGGGCGTCAGCGACGACGGCCTCTCCGTGGAGGCGACGATGGAGGTGCAGTTCCGCGTCCCGCCCGCGTACTCCGTGGAGGAGGTGCGCGAGCGCGCCGACGGCGAGTTGAACGGCGGCACCGTCCGCTGGCACGACTTCGTCCCGCCGGTGATGATGAGCCCCCGGACGGAGGTCGCCCGCGCCTTCCGGGTCGCGATCCGGGATCACGACGGCGACCCCCGCCTGCTGCGCAAGACCGGAACGAGCGACATGAACCTCTTCGCGCGGGTCTGGGACTGCCCTATGGTCACCTACGGCCCCGGGAACTCCGATCTCGATCACGCGCCGAACGAGCACCTCCCGCTCGCGGAGTTCGACCGCTCCGTCGAGGTGCTCTCCGACGTGGCGGCGACGCTCCGGGGTGGGTCGTGA
- the lysW gene encoding lysine biosynthesis protein LysW, translated as MASCPECGSDVTLYDDIEVGEIIDCDTCGAELEVIEVDPVTLETAPELEEDWGE; from the coding sequence ATGGCAAGCTGTCCCGAGTGCGGGTCCGACGTGACCCTGTACGACGACATCGAAGTGGGAGAGATCATCGACTGCGACACCTGCGGTGCGGAACTCGAGGTCATCGAGGTCGACCCCGTGACGCTCGAGACCGCGCCCGAACTCGAAGAAGACTGGGGGGAGTGA
- the argH gene encoding argininosuccinate lyase, translated as MTGEGDQDGSDVVRRGRFSGGPARGFLSSLAADERIFAADLAVDRAHVVMLAERGIVGDDEAGRILTALNIVEVNGHGSLPDGEDVHAAIETAVIDEIGPVGGKMHTARSRNDEVAACIRHRLREDLLSAVEATLLLRESLVGVAEEHVETVMPGFTHLQPAQPTTVAHWALSYEQALRRDTARLLDAYGRVNRSPLGAAAFAGTTFDVDRERTADLLGFDGVIENAMDAAAARDFLAESAGALAVLATTLSGLAEDLVLFANRGYVDLSDDYSSTSSIMPQKKNPDTLELVRACAGDASAGLTGLLTTLKGLPRAYNRDLQRATPHAWRAVDAATEATEVAAGAVATATWPEGTLAAAAGEGFSTATGVADLLARHGLPFRTAHEMVAVAAERAAERTGGAAGSRAAQRAGERGADVAAVEAAAEEVLGEPLSTYVDPAAVEAALDPARSVESRDSVGGPAPEAVASQLDAAASALAADESTLADRRASLEAAADELAAEVSSYV; from the coding sequence ATGACCGGCGAGGGCGACCAGGACGGGAGCGACGTCGTCCGCCGCGGCCGCTTCAGCGGCGGCCCCGCACGGGGCTTCCTCTCGTCGCTCGCGGCCGACGAGCGCATCTTCGCCGCCGACCTCGCGGTCGACCGCGCGCACGTCGTCATGCTCGCCGAGCGGGGGATCGTCGGGGACGACGAGGCCGGGCGGATCCTCACGGCGCTCAACATCGTCGAGGTGAACGGCCATGGGTCGCTCCCCGACGGCGAGGACGTCCACGCGGCCATCGAGACGGCCGTCATCGACGAGATCGGCCCCGTCGGCGGGAAGATGCACACCGCCCGTTCGCGCAACGACGAGGTGGCCGCGTGCATCCGCCACCGCCTGCGCGAGGACCTGCTCTCCGCCGTCGAGGCGACGCTCCTCCTGCGCGAGTCGCTCGTCGGGGTGGCCGAGGAGCACGTCGAAACCGTGATGCCCGGCTTCACGCACCTCCAGCCCGCCCAGCCGACGACCGTCGCCCACTGGGCGCTCTCCTACGAGCAGGCGCTCCGCCGGGACACCGCCCGCCTGCTCGACGCCTACGGGCGGGTGAACCGGTCGCCGCTCGGCGCGGCGGCGTTCGCGGGGACGACCTTCGACGTCGACCGCGAGCGCACGGCCGACCTCCTCGGCTTCGACGGGGTCATCGAGAACGCGATGGACGCCGCCGCGGCCCGCGACTTCCTCGCGGAGTCGGCGGGCGCGCTCGCGGTGCTGGCGACGACCCTCTCCGGGCTGGCGGAGGACCTCGTCCTCTTCGCGAACAGGGGGTACGTCGACCTCTCGGACGACTACTCCTCGACCTCCTCGATCATGCCCCAGAAGAAGAACCCGGACACGCTCGAACTCGTCCGCGCCTGCGCGGGGGACGCGAGCGCCGGGCTCACCGGCCTGCTCACGACGCTGAAGGGGCTTCCGCGGGCGTACAACCGCGACCTCCAGCGCGCGACGCCCCACGCCTGGCGCGCCGTCGACGCCGCGACGGAGGCGACGGAGGTCGCGGCGGGCGCGGTGGCGACCGCGACGTGGCCCGAGGGGACGCTCGCGGCGGCCGCCGGCGAGGGCTTCTCGACGGCGACGGGCGTCGCCGACCTGCTCGCCCGGCACGGCCTGCCCTTCCGGACGGCCCACGAGATGGTGGCCGTCGCGGCGGAGCGCGCCGCGGAACGGACGGGCGGAGCCGCCGGGAGTCGCGCGGCGCAACGTGCCGGGGAGCGGGGTGCCGACGTCGCCGCCGTCGAGGCCGCCGCGGAGGAGGTGCTCGGCGAACCGCTCTCGACCTACGTCGATCCCGCCGCCGTCGAGGCGGCGCTCGACCCCGCGCGGAGCGTCGAGAGCCGCGACTCCGTCGGGGGACCCGCCCCCGAGGCGGTCGCCTCCCAGCTCGACGCCGCCGCGTCGGCGCTCGCGGCGGACGAGTCGACGCTCGCCGACCGTCGCGCGTCGCTCGAGGCGGCCGCGGACGAACTCGCCGCGGAGGTGTCGTCCTATGTGTGA